In Streptomyces sp. NBC_00878, a single window of DNA contains:
- a CDS encoding GNAT family N-acetyltransferase, giving the protein MTSFWTGERIRLRGIEPDDWTAFLRFAVDEERLGDAVRPPRSAAGHRAWAEAQAAAEPDGDCFRLAIEALDTGEAVGAVSSNHAEPQAGRFEYGVTIGADHRRKGYAAEAVVMLLRFMFAERRYHKCEARVFAHNEGSLALHRRLGFVEEGRLRDHVFLAGGHHDLVLLGLLADEFAELHPPTG; this is encoded by the coding sequence ATGACCTCGTTCTGGACAGGCGAACGGATACGGCTGCGCGGTATCGAGCCCGATGACTGGACCGCGTTCCTGCGCTTCGCCGTGGACGAGGAGCGGTTGGGGGACGCGGTGCGTCCGCCCCGTTCCGCCGCCGGCCATCGCGCCTGGGCGGAGGCGCAGGCCGCGGCCGAGCCCGACGGTGACTGCTTCCGGCTGGCGATCGAGGCCCTCGACACCGGGGAGGCGGTCGGCGCCGTCTCCTCGAACCACGCGGAGCCGCAGGCGGGGCGGTTCGAGTACGGCGTCACGATCGGCGCGGATCACCGGCGCAAGGGCTACGCGGCGGAGGCCGTGGTGATGCTGCTGCGGTTCATGTTCGCCGAGCGGCGCTATCACAAGTGCGAAGCGCGGGTCTTCGCCCACAACGAGGGGTCGTTGGCGCTCCATCGTCGGCTCGGGTTCGTCGAGGAGGGGCGCCTGCGCGATCACGTGTTCCTCGCCGGCGGGCACCACGATCTCGTCCTGCTGGGCCTGCTCGCCGACGAGTTCGCCGAGCTGCACCCGCCGACCGGTTAG
- a CDS encoding GAF and ANTAR domain-containing protein yields the protein MIGMAREQRLAEVFVEVADSLVEDFDVIDLLQRLATRCVELLDVSAAGILLVDAHGELQIIAASDEHARLLELFALQHDQGPCVECYRTGTARTNIDLTRPETTTAWPRFAGRARETGYVTTHAFPLRLRSRVVGALNLFQTAPHRLGDADIALAQALADVATIAILQQRTLEQSHVENSQLATALTSRILIEQVKGVLAERWNTSVDDAFAAFRSYARSQHLRLADLAARIIAGDFDTASIPAPAPTSAPEPSAPAPAPASPENRAG from the coding sequence ATGATCGGCATGGCCCGCGAACAACGTCTGGCCGAGGTCTTCGTGGAGGTCGCGGACTCCCTCGTCGAGGACTTCGACGTCATCGACCTGCTGCAACGGCTGGCCACGCGCTGCGTGGAGCTGCTGGACGTGTCGGCGGCGGGCATCCTGCTCGTGGACGCGCACGGCGAGCTGCAGATCATCGCCGCGTCGGACGAGCACGCGCGCCTGCTGGAGCTGTTCGCGCTCCAGCACGACCAGGGCCCGTGCGTGGAGTGCTACCGCACCGGCACGGCCCGGACGAACATCGACCTGACGCGGCCGGAGACGACGACGGCCTGGCCGCGCTTCGCCGGTCGGGCCCGCGAGACGGGTTACGTGACCACGCACGCGTTCCCGCTGCGCCTGCGCAGCCGGGTCGTCGGCGCGCTCAACCTCTTCCAGACCGCACCGCACCGTCTCGGCGACGCCGACATCGCGCTCGCCCAGGCTCTCGCCGACGTGGCCACCATCGCGATCCTCCAGCAGCGCACGCTGGAACAGTCGCACGTCGAGAACAGCCAGCTGGCCACCGCGCTCACCAGCCGCATCCTGATCGAACAGGTCAAGGGAGTCCTGGCGGAACGCTGGAACACCTCGGTGGACGACGCCTTCGCCGCGTTCCGCTCGTACGCGCGATCCCAGCACCTGCGCCTCGCGGACCTCGCCGCGCGGATCATCGCGGGTGACTTCGACACCGCGTCCATCCCGGCTCCGGCGCCGACCTCGGCGCCGGAGCCATCGGCACCCGCACCCGCACCCGCGTCGCCGGAGAACCGCGCCGGATGA
- a CDS encoding GAF and ANTAR domain-containing protein, which yields MADVLRSLRLGGRGDPARACALALGAEGIALSVLVGKGRTAEPLWCHPEVSARFEELQFTLGEGPGPDAVRTGFPVMEPDLDRVRPDRWPALLRPARDMGVHGVCCFPLGIGAIRVGVLTVLCDGDRTMTVQQSADATALATVLTGALLNGDRRGKPGGHEGGHGSGNVDRGGNENGERDENGERDGSGERDGSGDRDEIGNVGPVLGLFLDRPTGLHRAAVHQATGMISVQLDVPMEEALLRLRAHAYSSERPLGEVADDVVARRLRFNDDMNGPYSPGDGKG from the coding sequence ATGGCCGACGTGCTCCGGTCGCTGCGCCTCGGCGGGCGCGGTGATCCGGCCCGGGCGTGCGCGCTGGCGTTGGGCGCCGAAGGCATCGCGCTCTCGGTGCTCGTCGGCAAGGGCCGGACGGCCGAGCCGCTCTGGTGCCATCCCGAGGTGAGCGCGCGTTTCGAGGAACTCCAGTTCACGCTGGGCGAGGGCCCGGGCCCGGACGCGGTGCGCACCGGGTTTCCCGTCATGGAGCCGGATCTGGACCGCGTACGCCCCGACCGGTGGCCCGCGCTGCTGCGTCCCGCGCGGGACATGGGCGTCCACGGGGTGTGCTGCTTCCCGCTGGGCATCGGCGCCATCCGGGTCGGCGTACTGACCGTGCTCTGCGATGGCGACCGGACGATGACCGTCCAGCAGAGTGCGGACGCGACAGCCCTCGCCACCGTGCTGACCGGCGCGCTTCTGAACGGGGACCGGCGAGGGAAGCCGGGCGGTCACGAGGGCGGGCACGGGAGCGGGAACGTAGACCGGGGCGGGAACGAGAACGGAGAGCGGGACGAGAACGGAGAGCGGGACGGGAGCGGAGAGCGGGACGGGAGCGGAGACCGGGACGAGATCGGGAACGTCGGTCCGGTACTCGGCCTGTTCCTGGACCGGCCGACGGGACTGCACCGCGCGGCGGTGCACCAGGCCACGGGCATGATCAGTGTCCAGCTCGACGTGCCGATGGAGGAGGCCCTCCTGCGCCTGCGGGCCCACGCCTACAGCAGCGAGCGCCCCCTCGGGGAGGTCGCGGACGACGTGGTCGCCCGCAGGCTCCGCTTCAACGACGACATGAACGGGCCGTACTCGCCCGGCGACGGAAAGGGATGA
- a CDS encoding cation:proton antiporter yields MHSSATFLIEFGAIILALGLLGRFAGRFQFSPIPLYLLAGLAFGEGGLLPLGTSEEFVAIGAEIGVVLLLLMLGLEYTATDLVSNLKTQYPAGLVDAALNALPGAAMALLLGWGPVAAVVLAGVTWISSSGVIAKVLGDLGRLGNRETPVILSILVLEDLSMAVYLPIITALLAGAGLAAGSATLAIALGAAGLVLVIAVRYGRHISRFVSSDDPEKLLLVVLGLTLLVAGVAQQLQVSAAVGAFLVGIALSGEVAEGAHGLLSPLRDLFAAVFFVFFGLHTDPASIPPVLLPALALAVVTAGTKIATGYWAAKRAGISAKGRWRAGGTLVARGEFSIVIAGLAVTSGIEPSLGPLATAYVLILVIVGPLTARYTEPLATRLTGRSRRTAAAAGGEAPQDRDLVPSPDAPAEK; encoded by the coding sequence GTGCACTCGTCCGCGACGTTCCTGATCGAGTTCGGCGCGATCATCCTGGCCCTCGGACTGCTCGGCCGGTTCGCCGGACGCTTCCAGTTCTCGCCCATACCCCTCTATCTGCTGGCCGGTCTCGCCTTCGGCGAGGGCGGGCTGCTCCCGCTGGGCACCAGTGAGGAGTTCGTCGCGATCGGCGCCGAGATCGGCGTCGTCCTGCTGCTGCTCATGCTCGGCCTGGAGTACACGGCGACCGACCTGGTCTCCAACCTCAAGACCCAGTACCCGGCGGGCCTGGTGGACGCCGCCCTGAACGCCCTGCCGGGCGCGGCGATGGCGCTGCTGCTCGGCTGGGGCCCGGTCGCCGCCGTCGTGCTGGCCGGCGTCACCTGGATCTCCTCCTCCGGTGTCATCGCCAAGGTCCTGGGCGACCTGGGACGGCTCGGCAACCGCGAGACCCCGGTGATCCTCAGCATCCTGGTCCTCGAAGACCTCTCCATGGCCGTCTATCTGCCGATCATCACCGCGCTGCTGGCCGGCGCCGGTCTGGCGGCGGGCAGCGCCACGCTCGCGATCGCGCTCGGCGCCGCCGGACTCGTTCTCGTGATCGCGGTGCGCTACGGCCGCCACATCTCCCGTTTCGTCTCCAGCGACGACCCCGAGAAGCTGCTGCTGGTCGTCCTGGGCCTGACCCTGCTGGTCGCGGGTGTCGCGCAGCAGCTCCAGGTCTCCGCGGCCGTGGGTGCGTTCCTGGTCGGCATCGCGCTGTCCGGCGAGGTCGCCGAGGGCGCGCACGGACTGCTCTCGCCGCTGCGCGACCTGTTCGCCGCCGTGTTCTTCGTCTTCTTCGGCCTGCACACCGACCCGGCGAGCATTCCGCCGGTTCTGCTGCCCGCGCTGGCGCTGGCGGTCGTCACCGCCGGCACGAAGATCGCCACCGGCTACTGGGCCGCCAAGCGGGCCGGGATCTCCGCGAAGGGCCGTTGGCGGGCGGGCGGCACGCTGGTGGCCCGGGGCGAGTTCTCCATCGTCATCGCCGGGCTGGCCGTCACGTCCGGCATCGAACCCTCACTCGGTCCGCTGGCCACGGCGTACGTCCTGATCCTGGTGATCGTCGGTCCGCTCACCGCGCGGTACACCGAGCCGCTGGCCACGCGGCTGACCGGGCGGTCGCGTCGTACGGCCGCCGCCGCGGGGGGTGAGGCGCCGCAGGACCGGGACCTTGTCCCGAGCCCTGACGCGCCTGCCGAGAAATAG
- a CDS encoding STAS domain-containing protein, translating into MSLHPSLFDECRVVRAHGELDLTTSPGFARDLEGARRDTGRLFLIVDLSGVTFMDGSALDPLCAAWDDCRSRHGWTRVVYARSCIGLLFWAGAVVERFPRYASAQDAWRGVPADGGEQWNATADRSA; encoded by the coding sequence ATGAGCCTGCATCCCAGCCTGTTCGACGAATGCCGTGTGGTCCGGGCACACGGCGAGCTGGACCTGACGACCTCCCCGGGCTTCGCCCGTGACCTGGAGGGCGCGCGCCGCGACACCGGACGCCTCTTCCTCATCGTCGACCTGAGCGGCGTGACGTTCATGGACGGCAGCGCCCTGGACCCGCTGTGCGCGGCGTGGGACGACTGCCGGTCCCGGCACGGTTGGACCCGAGTCGTGTACGCCCGCTCCTGCATAGGGCTGCTGTTCTGGGCCGGCGCGGTCGTGGAGCGCTTCCCCCGGTACGCGAGTGCCCAGGACGCCTGGCGGGGCGTGCCCGCCGATGGCGGGGAACAGTGGAACGCGACGGCGGACCGATCCGCGTAG
- a CDS encoding AraC family transcriptional regulator yields the protein MGHPVHPGAAVAGAVEIARLGGLLRVTRPWHPGLRPFLRSYVGYWQAVASPYEARLVPSGRATLVISLAEPFSQVRRLGLPGGDSGNIGSLVVGLEDRPAICVHPGGQEAIRVEFTPLGAYRLFGMPMSELTNLAIEIRDVLGPEAGTLVERLASTGDWAARFDLLDAALLARLGRGPEPAPEVGQAWRLLSGSAGAIPISRIAAEVGWSQGYLIRRFTQQIGLTPKASARVLRFRHAVALLNRGAVSLAEISTACGFYDQAHLNREFRAIADTTPGQMVASRRVEGALALSARTAGAAGAASTASAASAASAASANSSKTRPAAGQ from the coding sequence GTGGGTCATCCTGTACACCCCGGCGCAGCGGTTGCCGGTGCGGTCGAGATCGCGCGGCTCGGTGGGCTGTTGCGGGTCACCCGGCCCTGGCATCCCGGCTTACGGCCGTTCCTGCGCAGCTATGTCGGCTACTGGCAAGCGGTGGCCTCCCCGTACGAGGCGCGGTTGGTGCCGTCGGGGCGGGCGACGCTGGTGATCAGCCTCGCGGAGCCGTTTTCCCAGGTGCGGCGGTTGGGCTTACCGGGCGGCGACAGCGGGAACATCGGCTCGCTGGTGGTGGGGCTGGAGGACCGGCCCGCGATCTGTGTGCATCCCGGCGGGCAGGAGGCGATCCGGGTCGAGTTCACGCCGCTGGGCGCCTACCGGCTGTTCGGCATGCCGATGAGCGAGTTGACGAACCTGGCCATCGAGATCCGGGACGTGCTGGGGCCCGAGGCCGGGACGCTGGTGGAGCGGCTGGCGTCCACCGGGGACTGGGCGGCCAGGTTCGACCTGCTGGACGCGGCGTTGCTCGCCCGGCTCGGCCGCGGCCCGGAGCCCGCGCCCGAGGTCGGCCAGGCCTGGCGGCTGCTCTCCGGCAGCGCGGGGGCGATCCCGATCTCCCGTATCGCCGCCGAAGTGGGGTGGAGCCAGGGGTACTTGATCCGGCGGTTCACCCAGCAGATCGGGCTGACGCCGAAGGCCTCCGCCCGCGTGCTGCGCTTCCGCCACGCCGTGGCGCTGCTCAACCGCGGGGCCGTGAGCCTGGCCGAGATCTCGACGGCCTGCGGCTTCTACGACCAGGCACACCTCAACCGCGAGTTCCGGGCCATCGCCGACACCACACCCGGGCAGATGGTGGCCTCGCGCCGGGTGGAGGGGGCACTGGCTCTCTCGGCGAGGACAGCGGGTGCGGCGGGTGCGGCGAGTACGGCAAGTGCGGCAAGTGCGGCGAGTGCGGCGAGTGCAAATTCGTCCAAGACCCGGCCTGCCGCCGGGCAATAG
- a CDS encoding hemolysin family protein, with protein sequence MTTLQLAIGALTLLTNAFFVGAEFALISVRRSQIEPRAQKGDKRARMTLWGLRHISAMMATAQLGITVSSLVLGAVAEPAIAHLLEPAFEAASVPDALVHPIAFVIALTVATYLHMLIGEMIPKNLALAAPVPAALLLGPPLVALTRALKPVVFGINAFANALLKLLRVEAKGEVESVFTDDQLARMVVDSSQAGLLLAADGERLRDALELGTRPVGEILVPAQRMRTVEHTITPARLERAAAEAGFSRFPVTDEDGTLLGYLHIKDTLGVADRDRPFPRSALHAVTRVRIDTPLDDTLTALRANDSHLAAVTGESGKVLGFVTMEDVLSELVGPSPAGV encoded by the coding sequence ATCACGACCCTCCAACTGGCCATCGGCGCCCTGACCCTGCTGACCAACGCGTTCTTCGTCGGCGCGGAGTTCGCCCTGATCTCCGTACGCCGGAGCCAGATCGAACCGCGTGCCCAGAAGGGCGACAAGCGGGCCCGGATGACCCTGTGGGGCCTCAGGCACATCTCCGCGATGATGGCGACCGCCCAACTCGGCATCACCGTCTCGTCGTTGGTGCTGGGCGCGGTCGCCGAACCGGCCATCGCGCATCTGCTGGAGCCCGCCTTCGAGGCGGCCAGCGTCCCGGACGCCCTCGTCCACCCGATCGCCTTCGTGATCGCGCTCACCGTGGCGACGTATCTGCACATGCTGATCGGCGAGATGATCCCGAAGAACCTCGCGCTCGCCGCGCCGGTGCCCGCCGCGCTGCTGCTCGGCCCGCCCCTGGTGGCCCTCACCCGGGCGCTGAAGCCGGTCGTCTTCGGTATCAACGCCTTCGCCAACGCCCTGCTGAAGCTGCTGCGGGTCGAGGCCAAGGGCGAGGTGGAGTCGGTCTTCACCGACGACCAGCTCGCCCGCATGGTCGTGGACTCCAGCCAGGCCGGGCTGCTGCTGGCCGCGGACGGCGAACGGCTGCGCGACGCCCTGGAGTTGGGCACCCGCCCGGTCGGCGAGATCCTCGTCCCGGCCCAGCGGATGCGTACGGTCGAACACACCATCACCCCGGCACGGCTGGAGCGCGCGGCCGCCGAAGCCGGTTTCTCCCGCTTCCCCGTGACCGACGAGGACGGCACGCTGCTCGGCTACCTCCACATCAAGGACACCCTCGGCGTCGCCGACCGTGACCGCCCGTTCCCGCGTTCCGCCCTGCACGCGGTCACCCGTGTCCGTATCGACACCCCGCTCGACGACACCCTCACCGCGCTGCGCGCCAATGACAGCCACCTCGCGGCGGTCACCGGTGAGTCGGGGAAAGTCCTCGGCTTCGTCACGATGGAGGACGTGTTGTCGGAACTGGTCGGGCCGTCTCCGGCGGGGGTGTGA
- a CDS encoding serine/threonine-protein kinase, with protein sequence MSDEGRLIAGRYRLIERIGRGGMGTVWRTEDEVLSREIALKRLHVQQHLTEDELATVYERTRREARSAARITHPNVVVVHDVVDDEGLPCIVMEYVHGTTLADLLKGGGALPPGEAARIGVRMIAALRAAHAAGVLHRDVKPGNVLLGGNGRVVLTDFGIAMATGSSTLTKTGELIGSIDYMAPERMRGHKPGPTSDLWALGATLYQCVEGRPPFRRNTAMETAYAVAVDPLAPMKQAGSLQPLIEMLLAKDPESRPSAEEAERALRVVASRSPGPGAGETVTTETTWSPATATATATMPATGVAGSTGVTGAANPVGATITDSAMGPGTRHDSGSASPLTSMPPPPAADSSGSSGSGDARGGGNGRGRGRGRRALLWSATAVTLAAAAVAGGLYVMAPGYGLGDSARDSATEPSPSSPSPSASGPLPPPVPQGFHLIKDKTLGVAFPVPDGWKRSGKANTEQITYTDESRLVELTLGTVSPAGENPISHFENIEANTKLNYPTYRKLRMQSTTFRGKPAAVWEFTFHGQVRSFRAIDFGFGEVGGTEYDIYLSAPEAQWGKYRPVFDTAKAGLRVG encoded by the coding sequence GTGTCGGACGAGGGGCGGTTGATCGCCGGGCGGTACCGGCTGATCGAGCGGATCGGCCGCGGTGGCATGGGCACTGTGTGGCGCACCGAGGACGAGGTCCTCAGCCGTGAGATCGCCCTCAAGCGGCTGCACGTCCAGCAGCACCTCACCGAGGACGAGCTCGCCACCGTCTACGAACGCACCCGCCGGGAGGCACGCAGCGCCGCCCGCATCACCCACCCGAACGTGGTCGTCGTCCATGACGTCGTGGACGACGAGGGGCTGCCCTGCATCGTCATGGAGTACGTGCACGGCACCACCCTCGCCGACCTGCTGAAGGGCGGCGGGGCCCTACCGCCCGGTGAGGCCGCCCGGATCGGCGTCCGCATGATCGCCGCGCTGCGGGCCGCCCACGCCGCCGGAGTACTGCACCGCGACGTGAAGCCCGGCAACGTCCTGCTGGGCGGGAACGGCCGTGTCGTCCTCACCGACTTCGGCATCGCGATGGCGACCGGCAGCTCGACGCTGACGAAGACCGGCGAACTCATCGGCTCGATCGACTACATGGCGCCGGAGCGGATGAGGGGCCACAAGCCCGGCCCCACCTCGGACCTCTGGGCGCTCGGCGCCACCCTCTACCAGTGCGTCGAGGGGCGGCCCCCGTTCCGCAGGAATACGGCGATGGAGACCGCGTACGCCGTCGCCGTCGACCCGCTCGCCCCCATGAAGCAGGCCGGTTCGCTGCAACCTCTCATCGAGATGCTGCTCGCCAAGGACCCGGAGAGCCGTCCGTCCGCGGAGGAGGCGGAACGCGCTCTGCGGGTCGTGGCATCGCGGAGCCCGGGCCCTGGCGCGGGCGAGACGGTGACGACCGAGACCACGTGGTCTCCGGCGACGGCGACGGCGACGGCGACGATGCCGGCGACTGGGGTGGCGGGGTCGACGGGTGTGACCGGGGCGGCGAATCCGGTCGGCGCCACGATCACCGATTCGGCAATGGGGCCGGGGACGAGGCACGACTCGGGGTCGGCTTCCCCCCTCACGTCCATGCCGCCCCCTCCCGCCGCCGACAGCAGTGGCAGCAGTGGCAGTGGTGATGCCCGCGGCGGTGGCAACGGTCGTGGCCGGGGCCGGGGGCGTCGTGCCCTCCTCTGGAGCGCGACCGCCGTGACGCTGGCCGCCGCGGCGGTCGCGGGCGGGCTCTACGTGATGGCCCCGGGCTACGGCTTGGGCGACAGCGCGCGGGACTCCGCGACGGAGCCCTCCCCCTCCTCCCCCTCACCCTCCGCGTCCGGGCCGCTGCCTCCCCCCGTCCCCCAGGGGTTCCACCTGATCAAGGACAAGACGCTGGGGGTCGCTTTCCCCGTCCCGGACGGCTGGAAGCGCAGCGGCAAGGCGAACACCGAACAGATCACCTACACCGACGAGTCGCGACTGGTCGAACTCACCCTCGGCACCGTGAGCCCCGCGGGCGAGAACCCGATCTCCCACTTCGAGAACATCGAGGCGAACACCAAGCTCAACTACCCCACGTACCGGAAGCTGCGCATGCAGAGCACCACGTTCCGGGGAAAGCCCGCGGCGGTGTGGGAGTTCACCTTTCACGGCCAGGTCCGGTCCTTCCGTGCCATCGACTTCGGTTTCGGCGAGGTGGGCGGCACGGAGTACGACATCTACCTCTCGGCGCCGGAAGCGCAGTGGGGCAAGTACCGCCCTGTCTTCGACACGGCCAAGGCGGGCCTGCGCGTCGGTTGA
- a CDS encoding DUF4232 domain-containing protein, whose amino-acid sequence MRFTNVRRQTLLAALGLAAAVTLTACNPGGDNASGNSSSSAPAASADTGKDTGGKETGGSGSSGTSGSGGSGSSSGSNAGDDAKGTVAGTGSGSGANATKCRTDELEVNAEDNTTDKKEGVVTVSFKNAGGRDCTMVGYAGVDLKTADGDTLSVARDGQQSADLAVLKNGESAAFNITFPANDSGGSGVRLKDILVTPPNETKYVRVAWPAGSLPVSDGSSGPKLEMNPPGKVG is encoded by the coding sequence ATGCGCTTCACGAACGTCCGCCGCCAGACCCTGCTCGCCGCGCTCGGCCTCGCTGCCGCCGTCACGCTCACCGCGTGCAACCCCGGAGGCGACAACGCGTCGGGCAACTCGTCGTCGAGCGCACCGGCCGCCTCGGCCGACACCGGCAAGGACACCGGCGGCAAGGAGACGGGCGGCTCGGGCAGCAGCGGTACCTCCGGCTCGGGCGGCAGTGGCTCCTCCAGCGGATCGAACGCCGGTGACGACGCCAAGGGCACAGTCGCCGGTACGGGTTCGGGCTCGGGTGCCAACGCGACCAAGTGCCGCACCGACGAGCTTGAGGTCAACGCCGAAGACAACACCACCGACAAGAAGGAGGGTGTCGTCACCGTTTCGTTCAAGAACGCCGGCGGCCGCGACTGCACAATGGTGGGTTACGCGGGCGTCGACCTGAAGACCGCCGACGGCGACACCCTCTCCGTCGCGCGCGACGGCCAACAGTCAGCCGACCTGGCGGTCCTCAAGAACGGCGAGTCCGCCGCCTTCAACATCACGTTCCCCGCCAACGACTCCGGCGGCTCCGGTGTCCGTCTGAAGGACATCCTCGTCACGCCCCCGAACGAGACCAAGTACGTCCGTGTCGCCTGGCCCGCGGGTTCCCTCCCGGTCTCGGACGGCTCCTCGGGCCCCAAGCTGGAGATGAACCCCCCGGGCAAGGTCGGCTGA
- a CDS encoding cation:proton antiporter regulatory subunit: MGTPRLSSTPLPGIGVRYDLTTREQRRLSVVAHRDGGRTLSAYRTDDPDACALSVRLTSGESTALIDALMPAHHSPNLLSTTELGLVAERIELSSTSHWNGRLLGDTRLRTETGVSIVAVLRRAEAIPSPVPDFRLAGGDILIVIGTREGVEAAAAILGRE, from the coding sequence ATGGGTACTCCACGCCTGAGCAGTACGCCGTTGCCGGGGATCGGTGTGCGGTACGACCTGACGACGCGCGAGCAGCGCCGGCTGTCGGTGGTCGCGCACCGGGACGGCGGCCGGACACTGAGCGCGTACCGGACGGACGACCCGGACGCCTGCGCCCTCTCCGTACGGCTCACCTCAGGTGAGTCCACGGCGCTCATCGACGCGCTGATGCCCGCGCACCACAGCCCGAACCTGCTCTCCACCACCGAACTGGGCCTGGTGGCCGAGCGGATCGAGCTGTCGTCGACCTCGCACTGGAACGGCCGGCTGCTGGGCGACACCCGGCTGCGGACCGAGACCGGCGTCTCGATCGTCGCGGTCCTGCGCCGGGCCGAGGCCATCCCGTCCCCCGTGCCGGACTTCCGGCTGGCCGGTGGCGACATCCTCATCGTGATCGGCACCCGCGAGGGCGTCGAGGCCGCGGCGGCGATACTCGGAAGGGAGTGA
- a CDS encoding DUF5994 family protein, whose translation MTTVPVLEPLPSQPLARLRLAPRSDLPRRIDGAWWPHSRDLLAELPLLIGALPPTWGQITGVTVNTAMWAASPGRMLVANHVVRLSRSSGAHGRHTVCLVSPGRGRWDLLVVPPEVDAADAEPLMAAAAAGVRPSH comes from the coding sequence ATGACCACCGTCCCCGTCCTCGAACCCCTGCCGTCCCAGCCCCTCGCCCGCCTCCGCCTGGCCCCGCGCAGCGACCTGCCGCGCCGTATCGACGGGGCGTGGTGGCCCCACTCACGCGATCTGCTGGCCGAACTTCCGCTGCTGATCGGCGCGTTGCCCCCTACGTGGGGACAGATCACCGGCGTCACCGTGAACACGGCGATGTGGGCGGCGTCGCCCGGCCGGATGCTCGTCGCCAACCACGTCGTGCGGCTGAGCAGGTCGTCCGGGGCGCACGGCCGACACACCGTCTGCCTGGTCAGTCCGGGCCGGGGCCGCTGGGACCTGCTGGTCGTGCCGCCGGAGGTCGACGCGGCGGACGCGGAGCCGCTGATGGCGGCCGCGGCGGCGGGCGTGCGCCCCTCTCACTGA
- a CDS encoding hemolysin family protein: MTEILLLLLALLLTLACAVFVAAEFSLTTVERGDLERAAEAGERGADGALKAVRRLTLQLSGAQLGITVTSLVIGMLAEPSLAVLLKGPLESAGLGGAASTVATVLGVVVSTVVLMVVGELVPKNWAISRPLAVAKVVAGPQRGFTAAFGPFIHHLNNTANRFVRRAGLEPAEELASARGPEELVALAQHSAAQGALEPDSAELFVRTLHLSELTAENVMTPRVDVRALESRATAADAANLTHATGLSRFPVYRDSLDEVVGSVHIRDVLALEPDKRAVTPVTELATAPLLVPDTLPADRLLERMRTARTMAVVIDEYGGTAGVATVEDIVEEVVGEVRDEHDPVEVPDLLPAPASADGRAVWEADGGVRIDELAAIGLRAPEGPYETVAGLVATRLARIPAAGDALDLDGWRLDVLDVEHHRADRVRITEPATRKSVHDSAPGSAHEPATASAHGSATASAHGAAGQSVEESR, encoded by the coding sequence GTGACCGAGATCCTGCTGCTTCTGCTCGCCCTGCTGCTCACGCTCGCCTGTGCCGTGTTCGTGGCGGCCGAGTTCTCGCTGACCACCGTCGAGCGCGGTGACCTGGAGCGGGCCGCCGAGGCGGGCGAGCGGGGCGCCGACGGCGCGCTGAAGGCGGTGCGGCGGCTGACGCTCCAACTGTCCGGGGCGCAGCTGGGCATCACCGTCACCTCGCTGGTGATCGGCATGCTCGCCGAGCCGTCGCTCGCCGTGCTGCTGAAGGGGCCGCTGGAGTCGGCCGGTCTGGGCGGCGCCGCCTCGACCGTGGCGACCGTGCTCGGCGTGGTCGTCTCCACCGTCGTCCTGATGGTGGTCGGCGAGCTGGTGCCGAAGAACTGGGCGATCTCGCGCCCGCTGGCCGTCGCCAAGGTGGTCGCGGGCCCGCAGCGCGGATTCACGGCCGCGTTCGGCCCGTTCATCCATCACCTCAACAACACCGCGAACCGTTTCGTACGCCGCGCCGGCCTGGAGCCCGCCGAGGAGCTGGCCTCCGCCCGCGGCCCCGAGGAACTCGTCGCGCTGGCCCAGCACTCGGCCGCCCAGGGCGCCCTGGAGCCGGACTCGGCGGAGCTCTTCGTCCGCACACTGCACCTGAGCGAGCTGACCGCGGAGAACGTGATGACCCCGCGCGTCGACGTACGGGCGCTGGAGTCGCGCGCCACGGCCGCCGACGCCGCCAACCTCACCCACGCGACCGGGCTGTCCCGCTTCCCGGTCTACCGCGACAGCCTGGACGAGGTCGTCGGCTCGGTCCACATTCGTGACGTACTCGCCCTGGAGCCGGACAAGCGGGCCGTCACACCCGTCACCGAGCTGGCCACGGCCCCGCTGCTGGTGCCCGACACCCTGCCGGCCGACCGCCTCCTGGAGCGGATGCGGACGGCCCGCACCATGGCCGTCGTCATCGACGAGTACGGCGGTACGGCGGGCGTGGCGACGGTCGAGGACATCGTCGAGGAGGTCGTCGGCGAGGTGCGCGACGAGCACGACCCCGTCGAGGTGCCCGACCTGCTGCCCGCCCCCGCGTCCGCGGACGGCCGCGCGGTCTGGGAGGCGGACGGGGGCGTACGGATCGACGAACTCGCCGCGATAGGCCTGCGGGCGCCGGAGGGTCCGTACGAGACCGTCGCCGGCCTGGTCGCCACGCGGCTCGCCCGGATCCCGGCCGCGGGCGACGCGCTCGACCTCGACGGCTGGCGCCTCGACGTCCTCGACGTGGAGCACCACCGGGCGGACCGGGTCCGCATCACGGAACCGGCCACGCGCAAGTCTGTTCACGACTCGGCTCCCGGGTCCGCTCACGAGCCGGCCACCGCGTCTGCTCATGGGTCGGCCACCGCGTCTGCTCATGGGGCGGCCGGCCAGAGCGTGGAGGAGTCCCGATGA